The Capsicum annuum cultivar UCD-10X-F1 chromosome 1, UCD10Xv1.1, whole genome shotgun sequence sequence ATGGGAAATATTCTCATAAAAACTTTGAATATGTGTCATCTCAACTTTCTGTCGCCTTACTATAGTTAAGTTATTTCTAGGAAAAACCATGCGACGTGAAAAATATTTACACTTTATTCATGAAATGTAGTATAGTTTGTGATGGTTTGAGCATGTAATAAAGAGGGGCACGGATGCTCCAGTTCTGAGGTGTGAGAGGCTATGGATGGTTTTTTATGGGgtaggtgattaggcatgatatagagCTGTTACAGGAGGACTTGagccttgataggaaggtgtggaggacgtagattagggtagagggttattGGGTAGGAGTTCATCATGTTTGTGTCTACACTAGTAGTTGCTTGTTCGTGGTGTTTCGATGATGACTTTgatttcgaatagatagtttatagtattaccttgtgggtgccttattttctttattatctagtggtgtgttatcccatttttgttttgtgattttatgttttttggtttgttatactattatctgtcctgagccgggggtctatcgaaaatagcctctctacttcacctgagttagtggtatggtctgcacacattttaccctcctcaaaccccactttgtggcaatacactaggtttgttgttgtagtATAGTTTAAAAGAGTAAAGAAAACTACTGTATTTAGCAAAAGTAGCTATCAAAATTGATATAATATGCACTGATACAACTCTTACGCACGATTTTTCCATATACAGCAACATGATACAACTGTTGCTAAAGTGCTAAGTTCAAGTTGCCATTGATCGCGCATATGATTTTTCCAAATAATGTCCGCGTAAAGAACTTTTAAATGCTAACTACAGTCTACAACTAATCCGATGTGCTCAGCGAAGTCATAGTGACCTCCGATAAATACAAAATACCAACTCAGACAATGGCTCTGATACCACAAAGGTATGAGGGAATGAATCGATATCTTATTATGGATGGAGCAAAAAAGGATATCCTATAATTACTAAACTAAGTTATCTATGTATATTACAAGGATTACGACTACATTCATTCTTTTGCAGAAACCAAATGTACTTTTAATGTTTTACTTTAAAAGCTGAGGTGTTTGGCTAATCTTTAATGTAAAAGTATCAAATAGTCTtatattcttgaaatcttgaacAAATAGTACTAATTATTGTTTTTACATGTGTTTTCATGTTTCATTCGTTTGAATTTATCTGCGTAATCTTCCCTATATTATTGTCTTTTTCCGCTTCACACCACCATTTCAACTAAAAAAGATCAATTTTTTTCACAGTTAGCCGCGCCGCGTTCTTTTGTTGTTTCAAGTAAAGCCTTTCATCACATCTTTGATATCCATTGAAGATGATGTCGATCCCTGAATTGCTATCAATCATGAAGGAAAAACAAATGGTTGAAGAAAAAGACTTCCCTTTTGTGCGAAAAATTCTGATGGATTGCGAAAAAGGTTTCgaggaagaaaaaagaagtaTCGACAAAAAGTACAGTAAAATAATAGAAGAGGACTACAAGgagtataaaaagaaaaatgactggCTATTTGATAGAATTGAAAAGGTAAAGAAGGCAAAAGTGATAAAGAGGCTCGCTACGAGGAGAAAATCATCGAGTTTAGAGGTAGAATTTCTCGTTTGAAGGAAACGAAGAGAAAAAATGACGAAGGTATTGCTGTAATTTGAACTTGTTACGTATCGTTTTATGTACTTAGCTTATCGTTTTGATAAGAGTGATTTTACTGTATTTGCAAAACCTGTTTAAATTATTTGTGGCAttcaattaatcaactaatttGGAGTCGGATAAAGTTTGGTAAATGATGATTGATCCTACGAAAagcaaatgaatacattttcatCAGTCGCACTAAATTACGTTTGTTGTTCTCATACCTTATTTGGCTATAGATTTGGAGGTGGAAACAGCCCGTCAAGCTCCTGGTGCAACTGGAGTAAACTTGAAGCGTAACAACGTGGAATCTTCTCAAGGCGAAGATCGGGCAATTGTGCTTTTTGATGATCCAAAAAGTGTTGGCACCTCAACCAGAAAGAGCAGTGGCCAATCGAGACTCAAAGGTATAATGGTTTTGTGATTTAGGCAACTTTGTTGTTATTACGATCTGTCTATATTATGTGGATATTTCATTAGGATTCATATAGCCAACCTCAACTCTGGATTGAGGTATAACATAGTTACTGTTGTGCTGTTAAACGGTTATAGGTATGATGTTTTCTGATGATTCTTCATGATACACTAAAAATAACACCGCCACAACCACtcaaacacacacaaaaattaaaaaaatgaaacacTTGACGCTCAAGTAGAAAGCGACTGCGACAAACACTTGCATCGTATCCTCTAGACATCCACTTCGTCCACTGTTACATGTTTTTTAGCTTTGTCGATCTAGCCACTTTGCTGtagttaatttttttcctttctcgtcTGTCTTGATTTTCCCCTTTTAGTAGGatattgtcatgttttcatgcaaacatgattcttttttctttcttttgagccGAGGGACTATCttaaacagcctctctacccGTAATGGTATAGGTAATGTTTGCATATATCCTACCCCTCTCAGGTCTTACTTGggtaagttgttgttgttgtgtgacTTATATTGGCGGATATCACACTTTTATTGGACAGATGAGTTTCTTATGTCAATTTAAAAGGAGCTAACTTAATATGTTACATATATTTTCTCGCGGACAAACCAGAAACTATGTCTGTTCGTGTGATGAACgacaatgatgatgatatgaCGTTAAATGAAATTGCTCGTGCTTCAAAACACCGTGGACAGAAAAAGGAAGTGCACGTGAAAGGCTCCTCTAACTCGATGCAAAAGAGGAAAAGAAGCATGAACAATGCTGCTTCCGAGTAAATTAGCTAGCTGCGAATGAGGGGTTGAGTTTTTACATCAGACTCCGAGCTCCCTCGGGAAAAAGTTCTTGTACTAGAATTGCTTTGTTCTCGGAAAATATCTAGCTGTAGTAGGAACAATTAGGTACTTATCGTTCATCTATTGGACTTCAACCTAGTATTTTGGTTATGTTGCTATATATATAGAATGGTTGAGTACAATTGAACATATGGATGCATGTTATGCTTTTATTGTTGGAACATCGAACAATACAAATGTCAGCTATATTATGTTGCTCAGTGTGTTCTTGTCACAAAAGTGTCAGCTAGAGTCAGTTGTGTCAGTTAATGCAATAGAGTTATTGCATTGGAGTTtgttgtaatagagttattacaagttgAAGAAGGGTTAAGACGTTAATCCTTGAAAAATGGAGTCTGTAAAATGGAGTCTGTATTCAAGATTACTGGATACGTTAGTTCGGGACCAGGTCCCCAAGTTGGTGGGCATTTCGTGTAGTTCTTCAAGTAGCCCACTTATCAAATACCCCTCAAAACTAACGAAACTCAATGTGCACCCTAATAATACCACTAATTACCTTGTTCTCACCTCCGGCAAAGACaatgactctgataccatgtaataAAGGTACGAGAGAATGAATCGATATATTATTCCACAAATTAGCAAGTATGTACACACGAACATAAATTCCTAACTAATTAAGTTATCTATGTATATTACAAGGATTACGACTACATTCATTCTTTTGCAGAAAAACCAAATGTACTTTAAATGTTTTACTTTTTTGAACTTATCTACCCGAATTTCAAGGTATAATGTAATAAATAATAGCCTATAGTAATGACTCTTATATTCCTGAAATCTTGACCAaatactaattattatttttcacattTGCTCTTTTAAATTTTCACTTCCCAAATCCTAATGTATGTAGTACACTTTCTTCTTTTCACACTTCCAAAgttcctatatatataaatttcaaGTAAAAAAAACATCACATCATTTTCGCAGTTTTAACTGCGTCACACTTTTTCGCTATATCAAGAAAATCTCGTTATCACAGTTTTGATAATGGATTCTGCGTCGAAGAGGACATCGATCGCAGAAGCACTTTCGATCTTTAAGGAAAAACATGTGGTTAAAGAAGAACACTACTCTTTTGTGCAAAGAACTCTAatgaaatgtgaaaaaaaaatggaggaaagaAACAGGAATATGGAAAAAAcgtataatatgataatagaagATCATCGCAAGTACTATAAGAAGGACAACGATTTGTTGTCCGAGAGAATCAAAGAAATAGAGAACGCGACAAGTGAAAGCGTGGCTTGCTAGCAGAGAAACTAAGAGAGTTGAGGGGTGAAGTTTCTCTTATGGTGGAAAATCAGAGAAAAAATGATGAAggtattgttgttattatgtGTTTTATTGTTTCATGCAACTTGTTTACGTATCATTTCATAATGTGTGTTGATAGATAGTATatcttgattttactatattagcaaaatctattttagttatttgtCGCGTTTAATTATTTAACTAATTTGGAAAATTCTTTATGTTGATGTGTGTACAAAAAGGgcaacccggtgcactaaagctaccgctatcgcggtgtccggggaagggccccaccacaagggtgtattgtacgtagccttgccttgcatttctgccagaggctgtttccaaggcttgaacacgtgaccttctggtcacatgacagcaactttaccagttactccaaggctccccttctttATGTTGATGCGTGTGTTTTCTGAAAATTTGCTATAGATTTGGAGGTGGAAACAGGCCTTCAAGTTACTGGTGCGACTGGCGTTAACAGCGTGGAATCTACTCAAGGAGAAGATCGGGCAATCGTGCTTTTTGATGATCCGAAACTTGTTGGCACCCCAACCGGAAATAGCAGTGGTGAATCGAGACTCAAAGGTATAACAGTTTTGTGATTTAGGCGACTTCTTGTTGTTACGATCTGTTTGTATTATGTGGATATTTCATTAGGATTCATATTGCCGACCTCAACTCTTTGGATTGAGGTATAGTAGTTACTGTTGTTCTGTTAAACGGTTATCGGTATGATATTTTCTGATGATTCTTCATGATATACTGAAAATAACACCACCACAACGACACAGACACACTcacgaaaaatgaaaaaagaaacacTAGATGCTCGAGTAGAAAGCAATTCCGACAAAACACTTGCTACGTCCACTTCATCCACTGTTACACGCTGTGTCCATTTTAGCCACTTTGCTGCAGTTAAGTTTTTCCTTTCTTGTCTGTCTTCGTTTCCCCTTTTAGTTGCTTTGCATCCTACTAGGATATTGTCGTGTTTTCATGCAAACGtgattcatttttctttcttttgagccGCTGGACTATCTTAAACAGCCTCTCTACCGCAGAAGAtagaggtaaggtctgcgtacatgaGGATTATACTAGTtaagttgttgttgttatgttacttaagttgttgttgttatgttacTTATATTGGAGGCTATCATACTTTTATTGGACGGATAAGTTTCATACATcagcttaaaagatgaaaatttaagaTGTTATCGCATATAATCTTCTTGCAGATCCATCGGCATGTAAAGCACTAGTCTTAAGTGAAGCGTTAGACGAACCAGAAACTACGCCTGTTCGTGTAATGAACGACTGTGATGATGAACTGACGTTAACTGAAATCGCTCGTGCTTCAAAAACTCGCGGACAGAAAAAGGAAGTGCACGGAAAAGGCTACTCTAATTCGACacggaagagaaaaagaagcatgAATGAGGGTCAAATAACATCATTTATTCCAGAATTGGTTAATCCTGGGAATAAGTCCGGTATAGAATGGACGTCTGAAGACGATTTTTGTTCTACATTTTATACGGATGTCGAGCTTTGTCTAAATGCTGTATGTGCTTTGTACCGTCAACAAATTTCTGGAAACAAATTCTCCTCGATGAGTAAGATCGACAAAAATAGGTATATATCAATCTCTCGATAGTTCTTTTTCCTTAGTttgtgaaaagaaaatttgtgacggtctatcagaaatagccttcTACCTCTACGGTAGGGGTAAGTCTAGTATGTTCATTCGATTACTCACTTAGTAATTCGTTTTTGCCTGGTTTTTCTTTCAGGATTACTGCTTTAGGGGTGTTTTTGTGTCGTGATGATCCCGAAAACAAGCTCAAGAGAACAATTTCGGAGGTTGGACCGGAAGATCTTTGCATATGCAAGACACTGGCTATTCAATACTCTCGCCAAATATGTAGGATTTACAATAGCAAGAAAGACCAGCTGTTCTGCGTTGGTGCTGCTATCCGCAAATTAAGCTCCAGTTGACACGAAGGCTGTCTGGTCGAGTTGTTGCACTAGACTACGACCTCCCTCGGCAAAAAGTTCTTATCTAGCTTTCTGGTCGACTTGCTTTGTTCTAGGAAGATATCTAGCTTTAGTAGGAACATTTAGGTACTTATCGTTCATCTGTTGGACTTGAATGTAGTATTTTGATTATGAATGGCTATATTTATAGAATGGTTTGAGTACGATTGAACAATGGAGGCATGTTATGTGTCGTCGCATTATTGGTCCACCTATTCGAAACCATGTTTGCATGATACACATATTGTTGAGTCATGGTATTGGCATAACAGTCGCTGAAGcgaaagaaagaaagttgaacgcATAGAGAATGAGTAGCGACCacgagaaagaagaaaaaatatgtttaaatTGTAAATATTTGCAAAATGTATGGCGTAATACAACTCCAATGTATGGCGTAACCCAGAAaggttatttttgtttgttttcacgGCCAAACGCCTACCTAATGTTTGTTCATATATTGTTCAACCTAGACGTTTGCACTTACTACTGACAAGTACCAATGTGGGACTTCTTGCAATGGGTCATAACAAACCACATCCTTCGTCCTCACTCCACTTTTGTAGATAGCTGTTTCCAGAAGCCCTTTTGAGTCAAGTGCCCAGGCGCCACGACAGTTGTGGGCTAGACATTACTAGCCCCGGTCGAACACTTTCATACTAGCGTCACCAACCCAGGCACGGTGTGCACGGAGGAGATGGGTGACTCTGATACCACTATTACAACCTTATGAAAACCACACCCCAAAAGTTATCTATTAAGGTGGAGAACCCAAGGCTATAAATACCGCACGCAGATACTTTGTAATACAAATGTGGGACTTTTTGCAACGGATTATAACAAACGACCACGCTTCGCATCCTTTATCCCCGATATATAGATTTTACTCTACTTTTCTAGGTAGCTCTTTCCCTTCGAGTCAGGTGCACAGGTGCCGGGATGTTTGTGCACTAGACATTACTAACCCTAACCAAACACTGTCATACTGATGTCACCATCCCAGGCACAATGGGCATGGAGGGTGATaggtggctctgataccactattACAACCTTATGAAAACCACACCCCAAAAGTCAGCAATCTATTTTTCTAGGTAGCTCTTTCTCATGTATCCATTTTCGAATCAGGTGCACAGGTGCCATAACGGTTGTGCGCTAGACATTACTAGCTCCGGACAAACACTTTCATATAGGCATCACCATCCCAAGCAAGGTGGGCACGGAGGGTGACgggtggctctgataccactattACAACCTTATGAAAACCACACCCCAAAAGCCAGCAATCTACTTTTCTAGGTAGCTCTTTCCATGTGCACAGGTGCCGTAACAATTGTGCGCTATACATTACTAGCTCCGGCCGAACACTTCCATATCGGCGTCACCATCCCAAGCAGGGTAGGCACGGAGGGTGATGGATGGCTCTGATACTACTATTACAACCTTAGGAGAACCGCATTCCAAAAGCTAGCTATTAAGGGGGGATAGCGCAAAACTATTAATACCCTTTGTAGTACCAATGTGAGACTTTTTGAAAAGGATAATAacagatcatttactaaacaacAGTCTATAAAAGGAACAAATAGTGAAAACTATCGTTGAAAACACTTAGTTTACATCTTATGTCTGCCACGAACTTATCAATGTATAGTAAATATTTTCATAGAAACTTTTAATATTTGCCATCTCAACTTTCTATCGCTTTACTATAGTTAAGTTATTTCTAGGAAAAATCATGCGACGAGACAAATATTTACACTTTATTTATGAAATGTAGTATAGTTTCAAAAAGTAATGAAACACAACTACTATATTTAAGATATGTAGCTATCGACATTGATATAATATGCACTGATACAACTTTTACGCATGATTTTTTCATATACAGCAACATGATACAGCTACTGCTAAAGTGCTAAGTTCAAGTTGCCATTGATCGCGCATATGATTTTTCCATATAATGTCTGCATAAATAACTTTTAAATGCTAACTACAGTCTACAACTTATCCAATGTGGTCAGCGAAGTCATAGTGACCTCCGGCAAATAAAAAATACCAACTCAGACAACGACTCTGATACCATGCAATAAAGGTATGAGGGAATGGATCGATATCTTGTTATGGAAAGATCAAAAAAGAATATCCTATAATTACTAATTAATTGATCTATGTATCTTTCGAGGATTACGACTACATTCATTCTTTTGCAGAAATCAaatattcttgaaatcttgacCAAATAGTACTAATTATTGTTTTTAGATGTGTTTTCATATTTCATTCGTTTGAATTTATCTGCGTAATCTTCCCTGTATTATTGTCTTGTTCCGCTTCACACCGCCATTTCAACTAAAAAAGATCAATTTTTTTCACAGTTAGTTCCGCCGCATTTTTCTGTTGTTTCAAGAAAAGCTGTTGGTTTAAAACCGTTAAAGGGAAACAATGCAGGAATTCAATTTAAAAGCTGGCCATAGAAACAAAGATGGAGTTTGAAGAAGAGAACATCCAGAGAGTAATTATTTTCTTGTTGAAAGACCACCTCATAATTAATCATCAACttagcaacttaaatagttgctattacaactaaaaataggatAAAGAAACAACCTACCTCTACTAAAATTAgaataactaattagtttcctaccaaagataggacttcctaatttaactaggattgtacttaaaaaaaactggaaaaaatagaaaaaatagttgcattcttaaagcaactttcaacactcctccttgctttaTGAAATGCAAACACCAATTCTTTGCCTTAGAAGCTCGAACTTGCGTAACGAGCTCAGATGTAATAGCATACCTCCCACTATTCCTGGTACACCTGCCACTATTTCCAACATCATTGCACGACAACCGTATCTTTCCTTGAAAAATAAATCGGTTAGAATCCTGAGAAGTTTCACTGACCAATAAGCAACCTTATCAAGGAATTTCTTGGGCACATGGTGCTTGCTTAGATCAATCGACAAGTCAGCTTAATGTGTCTCCCATGGAGATGCGAAATGGTTAACGTCTCTATGATAAGCTTCATCAACATCCTTTAGAGTCGCATCCTTAGGCAGTCTCCAGTAGTCAATTGCTATCGCAAGAGCAGGGAAATTTTCAATTTCACCACGATCAATATCATTAAGATACAAAGTATATAAGTGTATAGCCTCCTCTTCCAGATGACCAACAACTCTGCAAATTTGGGGAACATCAAGTAAAGCACAaagtaaaaattgaaaaacacTCCCTGCAATAACTAACAACCTCTCATACCATTTAGGTTGTACTAGCTCCACCATAGTCATCAGATGCATCCTCTCATTCTCAGCTTCTTCAGGTAATGCTTTTATCTAACCACCACTTTGCTCGAACTTCTCCTTGGCGTCACAGTCAGGATAATTATTTTCCTTGAAGGATTCGTAGAGTCTCTTGGTGGTGACTTATCCATATGCCTTTCTTTTACCACTTGAACGAGATTCAGAGGTGCTCATACCTCCAACTTTGAGTTTCTCCTCGGTTGATGAACTACCTGTTGTCTTTTGGATTTCTTGCAATGCAGCTGATGTTCTCCAAACTGTGTGAGAGCTGAACTCCCACTGAATTTGTGCCAAGAATCTGGCAGGATTCAACCTGGGCTAACTGGAAATTGCTCGGCAAAGGCAGCTCATCTGACTGAGTAGCATTCTCACGCTGCTCATCATAAGCATTCTCAAGTTCCAGTTCTGATAATTTATCAGCATTAGCAGCTTCAGGCATCTCTTTTCTCTGAACTAAAATATTGCTTTCCAAGTAAAGCTTACACTCAGAATCATATTCCAAATAAGTCATATTCTGGAATCCATTAAGAAGCATAATCCCCCTTCCCTAGCAAGACCAGGATTATTTCCCGACAACACCAAATCATTCTGACGCGAAGAAATTTCTTCACCTAAATGCTTAGAAGAAACTTCATTCGGTAAGGTATGTCAGGTAGGACATTCTCCGAGTCATCCGATGGAAGTCCAGAGATATCATCTAGCTTCTCCCCAGACGTAGCAGCAGCGTCCTTGGGATATACTTTCTCCCAGCTGTCAGCGACGGAAAGGTCTTTTCCTTGAAGATTATTAAGCAAGTCAACTTTGCAATCACAACCAGGACAAAGCCAGCCTTCATAATGTATTCTTTTAGCAGAGGTAGCTCCATACGCGATTGGTGAAATCCACGCTCTTCTTCCAATGGATTTAATGAGAAACTTCTGCCTCtcattttgaatttaaatagttCTTGTCCAGATCAAGCAATGTTTATCTTCAAAATACaatttgaaacctttttctaataACTGACCAACACTTAACAAGTTTTGGTCCAAATCGGGTACATAAAGAACATTAGAAATTGTTTTAGTGCCCGATTGTGTTTTAATTGTGATGGTTCCCATTCCTTTTACTATATAACCACCATGGACGATCCTAACTTTTGTAACTTTAGCAGGgatcaaatctttaaaaatatcTTTATCGCAAGTCATATGATTTGTGCATCCACTATCAATCAGCCACGACTCGCTTGAGACACTGCTTGCTAAACATGATGCTTCCTGTTCATCACAACTCGAGCCTCTGCATCTTGTTGCTGAGTTTTATTTTTACAGATAATCGCTTCATGCCCAAGCTGATTGCACTAAGTGCACTTAGCATCAGGTCTCTTCCAACACTTGAAAGGTGCATGCCCGAGCTTGCCGCAATGCTTACAAGGAGGGTAGTTTCCTTTGAAACCAcctgttttgttttgttgttgtgCGTTGCACCTTCTTCATCAGTTGGTTGGTGcgtcttattcttcttcttcttcttagaacgTCCATCATCATAATGCTTGGCTGGTAAGGCACCTTCGATAGCTCCTCCTTGTCTCATAACACGTCGttgctcttgttcttgaaaagcACTTAAGAGCTTTGCAAGTGTTATCTTGGACAAGTCCTTAGTATTTTCTAAGGTTGTTATGGTAGCCTCAAATCTTTCAGGTGCTGTTACTAGGATTTTCTCAACGATCCTTGAATCATTGAAAGGAGAACTCAACAATCTGATGCGATTTGCAAAATTAAGGAGTCTGTCAGAGTAATCCTTTATGGTTTCACTTTCTTTCATCCTTTGCAGCTCAAACTCACGTACCAGATTCAACACTTGCATCCCTCGAATCCTTTCATCTCCTTCATACTCAGTTTTGAGATAATCCCATACCTCTTTCGCTGATTCAAGAGACATGATACGAGTGAAGATATTAGATGAAACTGCAGTAAATAAGCATGCCAGTGCCCTTGATTTCCTGGTTTTCCACTCCTTGTGAGTTTTAATTTGTGCCACCGTGGGATTGCCCGGCAAGGGAGCTATCTCATATTCAGCTTCAACAGCTTCCCAGAGATCCAAAGCTTGCAGATATATCCGCATTCTAACTGCCCAGATTTGATAACTTTCTCCATTGAAAGTTGGTGGTgccattgaaaaaaaaattgtttctccGTTCATGGTATCCAGTGGATCGGATTAATGCACACACTCACAGGTCCCTTAAGaataaagctttgataccaattgttggtttaaAACCGTTAAAGGGAAACAACGCAAGAATTCAATTTAAAAGCTGGCCGCAGAAACAGAGATGGAGTTTGAAGAAGAGAATATGCAAAGAGACAGAGAGATTATTTTCTTGTTAAAAGAAAGTCTATAATTGA is a genomic window containing:
- the LOC107863340 gene encoding alternative oxidase, mitochondrial-like, with the protein product MTYLEYDSECKLYLESNILVQRKEMPEAANADKLSELELENAYDEQRENATQSDELPLPSNFQLAQVESCQILGTNSVGVQLSHSLENISCIARNPKDNRVVGHLEEEAIHLYTLYLNDIDRGEIENFPALAIAIDYWRLPKDATLKDVDEAYHRDVNHFASPWETH